One Fusarium poae strain DAOMC 252244 chromosome 4, whole genome shotgun sequence DNA window includes the following coding sequences:
- a CDS encoding hypothetical protein (SECRETED:SignalP(1-19)~TransMembrane:1 (n3-14c19/20o167-184i)) produces the protein MRLTILLAGIAAIVPFSMAEELDADDVPSTCRTICQPIVDLSNACDIDPKENKTKDKRGDFLLVARSKAEEAIEANCICTNKSFDVATVMALCESCMVQNSDDAEDLQKMMKQCDFTSTSYVSAATSVVSGISVEATKPASTDVPKGTTTDTAVSATETAGSNSGKIVVSIMAVTWANLMFAFLL, from the exons ATGAGACTCACCATACTTCTCGCTGGCATCGCTGCCATTGTCCCCTTCTCCATGGCAGAGGAACTTGATGCCGACGACGTACCCTCAACATGCAGGACGATCTGCCAACCCATTGTCGACCTGAGCAACGCATGCGACATCGACCCCAAAgagaacaaaacaaaagacaAGAGAGGCGACTTTCTACTTGTGGCGAGAAGCAAGgctgaagaagctatcgAGGCAAATTGCATCTGCACAAACAAGAGCTTCGATGTCGCCACTGTAATGGCCTTGTGCGAAAGCTGTATGGTGCAAAATAGTGATGATGCAGAAG ACTTACaaaagatgatgaagcaATGTGACTTTACATCCACTTCGTATGTGAGCGCTGCGACGAGTGTTGTCTCTGGTATTTCGGTGGAGGCAACGAAGCCAGCGTCAACAGATGTCCCTAAGGGTACTACGACTGATACAGCCGTTTCTGCTACCGAGACGGCTGGTAGTAATTCTGGGAAGATTGTGGTCTCTATCATGGCTGTCACCTGGGCTAATTTAATGTTTGCgttcttattataa